One genomic region from Thalassotalea sp. PS06 encodes:
- a CDS encoding helix-turn-helix domain-containing protein yields the protein MSSLNLFLSHFAFAQFTLAFLILFPRAKQSLQVRLYCILMATVMLYLIPQMFGTLPLYSVAWVVVFVASNILPGVFYLVGLSVFSDRIEIKPWQYSLAFLPLALASMAQILLALNNPPPDSIAMLASVIKVCVMLIELGLMSYALFIALKFWRDDLVAERRFIRGSVISFCAAYILLVIVVEQLLGVSGLWLITGKLGMLAILATGLNIMLLQTRPNSMFEPPKQNVEIVDSNEAPLQQLEQAMREEKLYQQEGLTIAKLARHLGFGEQKLRSLINGVLGYRNFNDYLNFFRIEEVSKQLLVPENSSTPILTLAMNSGFRSLSSFNKAFKDTHGVTPSQYRKNSGITYK from the coding sequence ATGAGTTCATTGAACCTGTTCTTAAGTCACTTTGCTTTTGCCCAATTTACCCTGGCATTTTTGATTCTTTTTCCCCGAGCAAAGCAGTCATTGCAGGTACGTTTGTATTGCATCCTGATGGCGACCGTAATGTTGTACCTGATCCCACAGATGTTCGGCACCTTGCCGTTGTACAGTGTTGCCTGGGTAGTGGTCTTTGTTGCATCGAATATCTTACCCGGGGTGTTTTACCTAGTCGGCTTGAGTGTATTTAGTGACCGCATTGAGATAAAACCCTGGCAATATTCACTGGCCTTCCTGCCCCTGGCATTAGCCTCAATGGCACAAATTTTGTTGGCGTTGAATAATCCGCCGCCCGATTCAATAGCCATGTTGGCATCGGTCATTAAAGTTTGCGTCATGCTGATTGAGCTAGGGCTAATGTCCTATGCATTGTTTATCGCCCTGAAATTCTGGCGTGACGATTTGGTTGCTGAACGTCGTTTTATCCGCGGTTCTGTCATTAGTTTTTGCGCAGCATATATCTTATTGGTGATTGTGGTAGAGCAACTATTAGGGGTGAGCGGTCTCTGGTTGATTACCGGTAAGCTCGGTATGTTGGCCATTCTTGCAACCGGGTTAAATATCATGTTGTTGCAAACCAGACCTAACTCCATGTTCGAACCGCCTAAGCAAAATGTCGAAATAGTTGATAGCAATGAGGCACCATTGCAACAACTCGAACAAGCAATGCGAGAAGAAAAGTTGTATCAACAGGAAGGTTTGACCATAGCAAAACTTGCCCGCCATTTGGGCTTTGGAGAACAAAAACTGCGGTCGTTAATCAATGGCGTTTTAGGTTATCGGAACTTTAATGACTACCTGAATTTTTTCCGTATCGAAGAAGTCAGCAAGCAATTGCTGGTGCCGGAAAATTCATCAACGCCAATCCTGACGTTAGCTATGAATAGCGGTTTTCGATCGCTAAGTTCGTTCAATAAGGCGTTTAAAGACACCCATGGTGTCACCCCAAGCCAATATCGTAAAAATAGCGGGATAACCTATAAATAA
- a CDS encoding methylated-DNA--[protein]-cysteine S-methyltransferase — protein sequence MYYHVFTSKFGDIALLANEQGLTELSFQQGNVPIDIKAEYQHAPEKFTQVCEQLTEYFDGKRTEFDIKLAPVGTQFQKQVWQALQKIPFGKTSSYGELANSIDNPKAVRAVGTANGANKIAIIIPCHRVIGANKTLTGYAGGLDLKAKLLSLEGAEFKAK from the coding sequence ATGTATTATCATGTTTTTACCAGTAAATTTGGCGATATTGCGTTGCTGGCCAATGAGCAAGGGCTTACGGAACTGAGTTTTCAACAAGGTAATGTACCTATCGACATCAAGGCTGAGTATCAACATGCGCCGGAAAAATTTACTCAGGTATGTGAACAATTGACCGAGTACTTTGACGGCAAGCGCACTGAATTCGATATCAAACTGGCGCCAGTTGGCACTCAATTTCAAAAACAGGTTTGGCAAGCGCTACAGAAAATACCATTTGGCAAAACCAGCAGTTATGGTGAGCTGGCAAACAGCATTGATAACCCGAAAGCCGTTCGCGCCGTGGGCACAGCAAATGGCGCAAATAAAATTGCCATCATCATTCCCTGTCACCGCGTCATCGGCGCCAATAAAACGCTTACCGGCTATGCCGGTGGATTGGATTTAAAGGCAAAATTACTCTCGCTAGAGGGTGCCGAATTTAAAGCGAAGTAA
- a CDS encoding GDSL-type esterase/lipase family protein: MIKLNNFSLCKRISHFATVCLFALLTFGCGGPQLSALDNDATILAFGDSLTAGKGVPAAQSYPTVLQQLTGLNVINAGISGEVTEDGLARLPQILDTESVDLMILIEGGNDILRNMDLNQTKQNLDQMIQLAKARGIEVVLFGVPKKSLFSDSADFYQELADKHDLIFEDEIIASMLRSPELKSDSVHFNQQGYYQLAARAHELLQDHGAL, from the coding sequence ATGATTAAATTAAATAACTTCTCTCTCTGCAAACGCATCTCTCATTTTGCAACTGTATGCCTTTTCGCTTTACTTACCTTTGGTTGTGGAGGCCCACAGCTCAGTGCTCTGGATAACGATGCCACGATTCTCGCTTTTGGCGACAGCCTGACCGCAGGTAAAGGTGTGCCAGCTGCACAGAGTTACCCAACGGTGTTACAACAATTAACGGGATTGAATGTGATAAACGCCGGTATTTCCGGGGAAGTCACTGAGGATGGCCTGGCGCGCTTGCCGCAAATCCTGGATACCGAATCGGTAGACTTGATGATACTGATTGAAGGTGGCAATGATATTTTGAGAAATATGGACTTGAATCAAACTAAGCAAAACCTCGATCAGATGATTCAGCTCGCGAAAGCAAGGGGTATTGAGGTTGTATTGTTCGGGGTGCCAAAGAAGAGCCTTTTCTCTGACAGTGCCGACTTTTATCAGGAATTAGCCGACAAACACGATTTAATTTTTGAAGATGAAATAATCGCCTCGATGTTACGCTCTCCAGAGTTAAAATCAGACAGCGTTCACTTTAACCAGCAGGGTTATTACCAACTTGCCGCTCGAGCCCACGAGTTATTGCAGGACCACGGGGCGTTGTAA
- a CDS encoding DNA-3-methyladenine glycosylase 2 family protein, with the protein MNRPRTDDTHTDSEPSEQFDFTVIDPEVCHRARMSRDERFDGQFYTAVLSTGIYCRPICPARSPKEENVRYYFSAAQAEHQGYRPCKRCRPELAPQSRHSTLSSMLKQVKGDPGIKVKDLARSLHISERQLQRQCQDALGMTPKAFINQQRGIIGRKYLIGSNLSVTDVAYLSGFNNLRSFNQHIKSQYGCSPIELREQKNRPVDNTQSFDYRLNYQGELNWPLMLSFLRGRQIPGVEYVDDNSYQRSIEIDGISGWFKVTNASGENLNINALNLEIYLTDYSVLDKVVRRVRHMFDLDCDLERIRKTLSSDKRLATIVADNPGLRLPGCWDIFEFTIRAILGQQITVKAATTLAGRIANRFGTPVTLPDSLNAKVDNLFPTIDSVMAQCFGNSAELKDFQDLGITTTRQTTLLDWLRFYQQHQHWFNPQVDFEKFVDLLCQQKGIGPWTAHYIAMRGVGVVDAFPAEDLGIIKALAVDGVRPKKKEILESAEKWRPWRAYAAIYLWHSLSN; encoded by the coding sequence ATGAATCGTCCTCGAACTGACGATACACATACTGATTCGGAACCCTCAGAGCAATTTGACTTTACGGTAATTGATCCTGAGGTGTGTCATCGCGCTCGAATGAGTCGCGATGAACGTTTTGATGGCCAGTTTTATACCGCCGTTTTAAGTACTGGTATCTACTGTCGACCAATCTGCCCTGCCCGTTCCCCAAAAGAAGAAAACGTCCGCTATTACTTCAGTGCCGCACAGGCTGAACATCAGGGATACCGTCCCTGCAAACGCTGTCGTCCCGAATTAGCACCTCAATCTCGGCACTCGACATTATCATCCATGCTGAAGCAGGTTAAAGGTGATCCGGGTATTAAGGTTAAAGACCTTGCCAGATCACTTCACATCAGTGAACGGCAATTACAACGTCAATGTCAGGACGCCCTGGGCATGACACCTAAAGCTTTTATCAATCAACAGCGCGGAATTATTGGTCGCAAATATCTGATTGGTTCGAATTTATCGGTTACTGACGTTGCTTATTTAAGTGGTTTTAATAACCTCCGCAGTTTTAATCAACATATAAAAAGCCAATATGGTTGCAGCCCGATAGAACTTCGTGAACAAAAAAATCGACCGGTGGATAATACCCAAAGCTTTGACTATCGACTCAATTATCAAGGGGAGTTGAACTGGCCACTGATGCTGTCATTTTTAAGAGGACGGCAAATTCCCGGGGTTGAATATGTTGACGACAACAGTTATCAACGCAGTATAGAAATTGACGGCATTAGCGGCTGGTTTAAGGTAACCAATGCCAGTGGTGAAAACCTCAATATCAATGCTCTGAATTTAGAAATTTACCTCACTGATTACTCGGTATTAGATAAGGTCGTGCGCCGGGTAAGACATATGTTCGATTTAGACTGTGATCTTGAGCGAATTCGCAAAACGCTAAGTAGTGACAAACGGCTTGCAACGATTGTGGCTGACAATCCAGGACTGCGTCTTCCCGGTTGTTGGGACATTTTTGAATTTACCATTCGTGCCATCCTTGGCCAGCAGATCACCGTTAAAGCGGCGACAACCCTTGCTGGCAGGATTGCCAATCGATTTGGCACACCGGTGACATTACCGGACAGTCTAAACGCTAAAGTCGATAACCTGTTTCCGACGATTGATTCGGTGATGGCTCAGTGTTTCGGCAATTCTGCTGAGCTGAAGGATTTTCAGGATCTTGGCATTACCACCACACGCCAAACCACCTTGCTCGACTGGCTACGCTTTTACCAGCAACATCAGCATTGGTTTAACCCACAGGTAGATTTTGAAAAGTTCGTCGATTTATTGTGCCAGCAAAAAGGTATTGGCCCCTGGACTGCTCATTATATTGCGATGCGTGGTGTCGGCGTTGTCGATGCGTTTCCGGCCGAAGATCTGGGGATCATTAAGGCGCTTGCGGTTGACGGGGTAAGACCGAAGAAAAAAGAGATTTTAGAAAGCGCAGAAAAATGGCGCCCGTGGCGTGCCTATGCGGCCATTTATTTGTGGCACTCGCTTAGTAATTAA
- a CDS encoding DUF882 domain-containing protein gives MSTVSKNRRNFIRGLGGIALLGVTAPLMSNKAYANIITGNGKALRFYNRHTQEKVQGVFWQNGQYNKQVLASFDHHLRDHRQQEVASLDPKLFDFLHAICEKLGLDKEIHIISGYRSPKTNAMLAGKSTGVAKKSYHMRGMAMDFAIPGVDLALLRDTAKALKLGGVGYYPDSGFIHIDTGRVRSW, from the coding sequence ATGAGCACTGTTTCTAAAAATCGTCGAAATTTTATCCGTGGACTTGGTGGCATTGCGCTACTGGGTGTTACGGCGCCATTAATGAGCAACAAAGCGTATGCCAATATCATTACTGGTAATGGTAAAGCCCTGCGATTTTATAATCGTCATACCCAAGAAAAAGTTCAGGGTGTATTTTGGCAAAATGGTCAATATAACAAACAGGTTTTGGCATCATTTGACCATCACCTGCGCGATCATCGTCAACAGGAAGTGGCAAGTCTGGATCCGAAACTGTTCGATTTTCTCCATGCCATCTGTGAAAAGTTAGGCCTGGACAAAGAAATCCATATTATTTCCGGTTACCGCTCGCCGAAAACCAATGCGATGCTGGCCGGTAAAAGTACAGGTGTTGCCAAGAAAAGCTATCACATGCGCGGCATGGCGATGGATTTTGCTATCCCCGGCGTTGATTTAGCCTTGCTGCGTGATACCGCAAAGGCCTTGAAGCTTGGTGGCGTTGGCTATTACCCGGATTCTGGATTCATCCATATCGATACGGGTCGGGTTCGTAGCTGGTAA
- a CDS encoding c-type cytochrome, with translation MTKTISSFFTLGFLSLVFNSAMAFSEAQGDAENGKNLYQTCVACHGDKGQGNDAMQAPSLAGQYTWYLSMQLDNYNAGKRGTQAGDTAGMQMVPMAKLVADEKAKADVLAYIATFEVEAAAKPELDADTLRNGNRQYTSQCAACHGNNAKGNEALKSPNLTTLSADYLTRQLQNYKAGIRGYHQDDKYGRQMRMMANTISNDKNLKDIVSFIQTLDK, from the coding sequence ATGACAAAAACAATTTCCTCTTTTTTTACTTTGGGATTCCTGTCTCTGGTTTTTAATTCGGCAATGGCTTTTTCTGAAGCTCAGGGTGATGCCGAAAACGGTAAAAATCTATATCAAACCTGTGTCGCTTGTCATGGTGATAAAGGCCAGGGTAATGACGCCATGCAAGCACCATCGTTAGCAGGTCAGTACACCTGGTATTTATCGATGCAGCTGGATAATTACAATGCCGGCAAACGTGGTACCCAAGCAGGTGATACTGCTGGTATGCAAATGGTACCGATGGCGAAACTGGTTGCCGATGAAAAAGCCAAAGCTGATGTATTGGCCTACATTGCGACCTTCGAAGTAGAAGCTGCTGCTAAACCTGAACTAGATGCCGATACCCTGCGCAATGGTAACCGCCAATACACATCACAGTGTGCAGCCTGTCACGGCAATAACGCTAAAGGAAACGAAGCGTTAAAATCACCAAATCTCACCACACTTTCAGCAGATTACTTAACTCGCCAATTACAAAATTACAAAGCGGGTATTCGCGGCTATCATCAGGATGATAAATACGGTCGTCAAATGCGTATGATGGCTAACACCATCAGCAATGATAAAAATCTCAAGGACATCGTTTCATTTATCCAAACCTTAGATAAATAA
- a CDS encoding TonB-dependent receptor: MSLTLNSGKSGARFRKKLIAQTVATSLAAASFTAFAAEQNEPEEDINDVIVVTAQKRVQNVMKVPVTVGSVSSDTIEESGSILLKDIDKFIPGFDFSEGSMTQAGVTIRGISSPNISVGQDPSSATFFDDVYMPRAAQNVLFSDMQRIEVLKGPQGTLFGKNAAMGVVNMIPNAPQEDFEGFVKGTFGTDNLVRIEGMINFELVEDVYVRANFLTNEQDGFIENVARPEWNEGTKIWDIGAENHDAARVAIKWQVSDRTDVTFSYDWDDLDQAPPMAIGLSPYAYDENPGDGVPGNFNPFPDKVENDLRNGQEGRDMTAYTLKVNHEFDQYWSMKLVSSYREWQTVNRGEEDGTADITRYLDTSNNEDSNIFYNELQFNYTGDKLSYVGGFTYSKEDVWQESEINVTTDTVARLVTQDLNGQVKQVVGGQVLSGLEQAGLLAMTGGDVDAAAAIYACNLQGAPDPTACIGQISFSDVVDQAYADSGLEMDHLWNADEWANVLSAFGMDASAGFVAATGDLTYDLAAQMFGEPRIFGPSFGGMFWSENFVNTGEFTSYGVYSDFDYQFTDKWNAFFGLRYTRDDKKFTWEITETEFAQERPGVTNILFPAVPMFGAEDSWNELTGRIGTGYQINDDHMVFASYATGYKAGGYDSLNISSAAQPFEPEEVNNLEIGYKGVLADSLRTTLAFYHTILDGRQRSVESKPPGQNQALPTVVNEDLELNGVEITLEWEIVDGMVFGAVTDYRETDQDSEAFYNAVGELIPAMTISGESSVNYTLTYDWMMDIGLGDTRLHIDYVFAENTRVFEVGQPAFVEDIPNYFDDRKDLNARISWASEDEDWELAIWGKNLLDNRYVEGSLGGRTADVLGTPYVTVNRGLEAGVEVKYGF, from the coding sequence GTGTCCTTAACACTAAACTCAGGGAAATCTGGCGCAAGATTTCGAAAAAAACTTATTGCTCAGACAGTGGCAACTTCACTGGCTGCGGCCTCTTTTACCGCATTTGCGGCTGAACAAAACGAACCAGAAGAAGACATTAATGACGTAATCGTCGTTACTGCGCAAAAGCGTGTACAGAATGTCATGAAAGTTCCGGTTACCGTTGGTTCAGTATCCTCTGACACTATCGAAGAATCTGGCTCGATTCTTTTGAAAGATATCGATAAATTCATTCCGGGATTCGACTTTTCTGAAGGTAGTATGACTCAGGCGGGTGTAACCATTCGTGGTATCTCCAGCCCAAATATTTCCGTAGGTCAGGACCCGTCTTCTGCAACCTTCTTTGATGACGTATACATGCCGCGTGCCGCACAAAACGTGCTGTTCTCCGATATGCAACGTATCGAGGTACTGAAAGGGCCACAAGGTACGTTATTTGGTAAAAACGCGGCAATGGGTGTTGTTAACATGATCCCAAATGCGCCGCAGGAAGATTTTGAAGGTTTCGTTAAAGGTACATTTGGTACCGATAACCTGGTTCGTATCGAAGGTATGATCAACTTCGAATTGGTTGAAGACGTATACGTGCGTGCAAACTTCTTAACCAACGAACAAGACGGATTTATCGAAAACGTTGCCCGTCCAGAATGGAACGAAGGTACGAAAATCTGGGATATTGGTGCAGAAAACCATGATGCAGCGCGTGTTGCCATCAAATGGCAGGTAAGCGATCGTACGGATGTTACTTTCTCATACGATTGGGATGACCTGGATCAGGCTCCTCCAATGGCTATCGGTTTAAGCCCTTATGCATATGACGAAAACCCGGGTGACGGCGTTCCAGGTAACTTCAACCCATTCCCGGATAAAGTTGAAAACGATTTACGTAATGGTCAGGAAGGTCGTGATATGACGGCTTACACCCTGAAAGTAAATCACGAATTTGACCAGTACTGGTCAATGAAGTTGGTATCCAGCTACCGTGAGTGGCAAACCGTAAACCGCGGTGAAGAGGACGGTACGGCCGATATCACCCGTTATCTTGATACGTCAAACAACGAAGATTCCAATATTTTCTATAACGAATTGCAGTTTAACTACACCGGTGACAAGTTAAGTTACGTGGGTGGTTTCACGTATTCAAAAGAAGACGTTTGGCAGGAATCTGAAATCAACGTTACTACCGATACCGTAGCTCGTCTTGTAACCCAAGACCTTAACGGTCAGGTTAAACAAGTTGTTGGTGGACAAGTACTTTCTGGCCTTGAACAGGCGGGTTTATTGGCAATGACAGGCGGTGATGTTGACGCTGCGGCGGCAATCTATGCGTGTAATCTGCAAGGTGCTCCGGATCCAACCGCTTGTATCGGTCAAATCAGCTTCTCTGATGTTGTTGATCAAGCCTACGCTGATTCTGGTTTAGAAATGGATCACCTATGGAACGCCGATGAGTGGGCAAACGTGTTGTCTGCTTTTGGTATGGACGCGAGTGCTGGTTTTGTAGCTGCAACAGGCGATTTAACCTATGACTTAGCAGCGCAAATGTTTGGTGAGCCTAGAATTTTCGGCCCTAGCTTTGGTGGTATGTTCTGGTCAGAGAATTTTGTAAATACCGGTGAATTCACCAGTTACGGTGTTTATTCTGATTTCGATTATCAGTTTACTGATAAATGGAATGCTTTCTTTGGTTTACGTTATACCCGTGATGACAAAAAGTTCACCTGGGAAATTACCGAAACAGAATTTGCTCAGGAACGTCCGGGTGTAACGAATATCCTGTTCCCGGCAGTACCTATGTTCGGCGCGGAAGATTCCTGGAACGAGTTAACTGGCCGAATCGGTACCGGTTACCAGATTAACGATGATCACATGGTATTTGCCTCTTATGCGACAGGCTACAAGGCCGGTGGTTATGATTCTCTGAATATCTCAAGTGCCGCACAGCCATTTGAGCCAGAAGAAGTTAACAACCTGGAGATTGGTTATAAGGGCGTACTAGCGGATAGCTTACGTACCACGTTAGCTTTCTACCACACCATCCTTGATGGCAGACAACGTAGCGTTGAATCTAAGCCTCCAGGCCAAAACCAGGCATTGCCTACGGTTGTTAACGAAGATCTTGAGCTTAATGGTGTGGAAATCACCCTTGAGTGGGAAATCGTTGATGGCATGGTATTTGGTGCGGTAACTGATTATCGTGAAACCGATCAGGACTCTGAAGCTTTCTACAATGCGGTTGGTGAGCTGATCCCTGCAATGACTATCTCTGGTGAGTCTAGCGTAAACTACACCCTGACTTATGACTGGATGATGGACATTGGCCTTGGTGATACCCGTTTACACATCGATTATGTGTTTGCAGAAAACACTCGTGTATTTGAAGTAGGTCAGCCAGCGTTTGTTGAAGACATTCCAAATTACTTCGATGACCGTAAAGATCTTAACGCACGTATTTCCTGGGCGAGTGAAGACGAAGACTGGGAATTGGCTATCTGGGGTAAAAACCTGCTAGATAACCGTTATGTTGAAGGTAGCTTAGGCGGTCGTACTGCTGATGTACTAGGTACGCCATACGTTACCGTAAACCGTGGTTTAGAAGCCGGCGTAGAAGTTAAATACGGCTTCTAA
- a CDS encoding TonB-dependent receptor, with amino-acid sequence MSLTINSGKSGARFRKKLIAQTVAASLAAASFTSLAAEQSEPEEDIDDVIVVTAQKRVQNVMKVPVTVDSVSSDTIEESGSILLQDIDKFIPGFDFSEGTMTQAGVTIRGVSSPNISVGLDPSSATFFDDVYMPRAAQNVLFSDMQRIEVLKGPQGTLFGKNAAMGVVNMIPNAPQEDFEGFIKGTFGTDNLVRIEGMINFELMEDVYFRANFLTNEQDGFVENVARPEWNEGTKIWELGAENHDAARAAIKWQVSDSTDVTFSFDWDDLEQAPPMAIGLSPYAWENPNDGVPGNIDPFADKAENDVRNGVEGRDMTAYTLKINHEFDENWSMKLVTSYREWETVNRQDEDGTAQITRYLDTSNNEKSDIFYNELQFNYVGEKLSYVGGVTYSKEDVYQETEINVTTDTVARLVTGDLNGQVKQVVGGEVLNGLQQAGLIDMAMGDVDTAAAIYACSLQGLDPSNCIGQVTFNDVVDQAYADSGLEMDHLWNADEWANVLSAFGIDASPEFVMGTGDLTYDLASQMFGEPLIFGPSFAGMFWSENFINTGDFTSYGIYSDFDYQFTDKWNAFFGLRYTRDDKEFTWEITETEFAEERPGVRNILFPSVPMFGADESWNELTGRIGTGYQITDDHMVFASYATGYKAGGYDSLNISSATMPFEPEEVKNLEIGYKGVLADSLRTTLAFYHTILDGRQRSIESKPPGQNQALPTVVNEDLELNGIEVTLEWEIIDGMILGAVTDYRETDQESEAFYNAVGELIPAMTISGESSVNYTITYDWMMDIGLGDTRLHIDYVFAENTRVFEVGQPAFVENIPNYYDDRQDLNARLSWASENENWELAIWGKNLLDNRYVEGSLGGRTADVLGTPYVTINRGLEAGVEVKYGF; translated from the coding sequence GTGTCTCTTACAATCAACTCAGGGAAATCTGGCGCTAGATTTCGCAAAAAGCTAATCGCACAGACAGTGGCTGCTTCACTGGCTGCGGCATCATTCACCTCATTGGCCGCTGAGCAGTCAGAGCCTGAAGAAGACATTGATGACGTTATCGTTGTTACTGCGCAAAAACGTGTGCAAAACGTCATGAAAGTTCCTGTCACTGTAGATAGCGTTTCATCGGATACGATAGAAGAGTCCGGTTCGATTCTATTACAGGATATTGATAAATTTATCCCGGGATTTGATTTTTCCGAAGGTACGATGACTCAGGCTGGGGTTACCATTCGTGGTGTTTCCAGTCCGAACATCAGTGTCGGCCTCGACCCATCTTCGGCAACCTTCTTTGATGACGTTTATATGCCACGCGCGGCACAAAACGTATTGTTCTCTGACATGCAACGTATTGAGGTACTGAAAGGTCCACAAGGTACGCTGTTTGGTAAGAATGCGGCGATGGGTGTTGTGAACATGATCCCGAATGCGCCTCAGGAAGATTTCGAAGGTTTTATCAAAGGCACCTTTGGTACTGATAACCTGGTACGTATCGAAGGCATGATCAACTTTGAATTGATGGAAGATGTTTATTTTCGAGCCAATTTCCTAACCAATGAACAGGATGGATTCGTTGAAAACGTTGCTCGCCCGGAATGGAATGAAGGAACAAAAATTTGGGAGCTGGGGGCGGAAAACCACGATGCTGCTCGCGCCGCAATTAAATGGCAGGTAAGCGATAGCACCGATGTCACTTTCTCCTTTGACTGGGATGATCTTGAGCAAGCGCCACCGATGGCCATTGGTTTGAGTCCATATGCCTGGGAAAATCCTAACGATGGCGTTCCGGGTAATATCGACCCATTCGCCGATAAAGCAGAAAACGATGTTCGCAACGGTGTCGAAGGTCGTGATATGACCGCGTACACCCTGAAAATTAACCATGAGTTTGATGAAAACTGGTCAATGAAGCTGGTAACAAGTTACCGTGAGTGGGAAACGGTTAACCGCCAGGATGAAGACGGTACCGCACAAATCACTCGTTATCTGGATACGTCGAACAACGAAAAATCCGATATTTTCTATAACGAATTACAGTTTAACTATGTTGGTGAAAAACTAAGTTACGTTGGTGGTGTTACCTATTCAAAAGAAGACGTTTACCAGGAAACTGAAATCAACGTTACAACCGACACTGTTGCCCGCCTTGTTACCGGCGATTTGAATGGTCAGGTAAAACAGGTTGTTGGTGGTGAAGTACTGAATGGCTTGCAACAAGCTGGCTTAATCGATATGGCTATGGGCGATGTTGATACCGCCGCAGCCATCTATGCCTGTAGCTTACAGGGACTTGACCCATCTAATTGTATCGGTCAGGTGACCTTTAATGACGTTGTCGATCAGGCTTATGCCGATTCTGGTCTAGAAATGGACCACCTGTGGAATGCGGATGAGTGGGCCAATGTGCTCTCTGCATTTGGTATTGATGCGAGTCCTGAGTTTGTCATGGGTACCGGGGATTTAACCTATGATCTGGCGTCGCAGATGTTTGGCGAGCCTCTGATTTTTGGTCCTAGTTTTGCCGGCATGTTCTGGTCTGAAAACTTTATCAATACCGGTGATTTCACCAGTTATGGTATTTATTCCGATTTCGATTATCAGTTCACCGATAAATGGAATGCCTTCTTTGGCCTTCGTTATACCCGTGACGATAAAGAATTTACCTGGGAAATTACTGAAACGGAATTTGCTGAGGAACGTCCTGGGGTGCGCAACATCCTGTTCCCATCTGTACCTATGTTTGGCGCCGACGAATCCTGGAATGAGCTAACAGGTCGTATCGGTACGGGTTACCAGATCACCGATGATCACATGGTGTTCGCATCATACGCGACGGGTTACAAAGCCGGTGGTTATGATTCATTAAACATTTCCAGCGCGACCATGCCGTTTGAGCCGGAAGAAGTTAAAAACCTTGAGATTGGTTATAAAGGGGTTCTTGCTGATAGCTTAAGAACGACACTTGCCTTCTACCACACCATTTTGGATGGCAGACAGCGCAGTATCGAATCTAAGCCTCCGGGTCAGAATCAGGCACTACCTACGGTTGTTAACGAGGATCTTGAGCTAAATGGTATTGAGGTAACTCTTGAGTGGGAAATCATCGATGGCATGATTTTAGGCGCGGTTACCGATTATCGTGAGACAGACCAGGAATCTGAAGCGTTCTACAATGCCGTGGGTGAGCTTATCCCGGCGATGACCATTTCTGGTGAGTCCAGCGTTAACTATACCATTACCTATGACTGGATGATGGATATCGGTCTTGGCGATACCCGTTTACACATCGATTATGTATTCGCAGAAAACACCCGTGTGTTTGAAGTTGGCCAACCTGCCTTTGTGGAAAATATCCCGAACTACTACGATGACCGTCAGGACTTAAACGCACGTTTATCCTGGGCCAGTGAAAACGAGAACTGGGAACTTGCCATCTGGGGTAAGAACCTGTTGGACAATCGCTATGTGGAAGGCAGCTTAGGTGGACGTACCGCGGATGTACTAGGTACGCCATACGTTACCATCAACAGAGGTTTAGAGGCCGGTGTTGAGGTTAAGTACGGTTTTTAA